A part of Haloarchaeobius sp. HME9146 genomic DNA contains:
- a CDS encoding helix-turn-helix domain-containing protein — protein MRYLDVRIRQPDWMLHPMQSFIRNEDVVQYEELLTWNVQREQGIEYELFYVEADRERYEPAIDAVDSIHWYDLTPVDDKSFYIYACQEIRDIDVEWREAFVALNLLVFPPIVYDTEAAMRMTVIGSSEDLQTMLDGLPDEIDVTVNEIGEFDARHPRLAGSMTARQREAVSVAVDLGYYDVPRTGSLEAVADVLDCAPSTASNHLRKAEAAVMRRLVEGGRRN, from the coding sequence ATGCGTTACCTCGACGTCCGCATCCGGCAACCCGACTGGATGCTCCACCCGATGCAGTCGTTCATCCGGAACGAGGACGTCGTCCAGTACGAGGAGCTCCTGACCTGGAACGTCCAGCGAGAGCAGGGCATCGAGTACGAGCTGTTCTACGTCGAGGCCGACCGCGAGCGGTACGAACCGGCCATCGACGCCGTCGACTCCATCCACTGGTACGACCTCACGCCCGTCGACGACAAGTCGTTCTACATCTACGCCTGCCAGGAGATCCGTGACATCGACGTGGAGTGGCGCGAGGCGTTCGTCGCGTTGAACCTCCTGGTGTTCCCGCCCATCGTCTACGACACCGAGGCCGCGATGCGGATGACGGTCATCGGGTCGTCCGAGGACCTGCAGACCATGCTCGACGGCCTCCCGGACGAGATAGACGTCACGGTCAACGAGATCGGCGAGTTCGACGCCCGGCACCCCCGGCTCGCCGGGTCCATGACCGCGAGACAGCGCGAGGCCGTCTCCGTTGCGGTCGACCTGGGCTACTACGACGTGCCCCGGACCGGGTCGCTCGAAGCCGTCGCCGACGTGCTCGACTGTGCCCCCTCCACCGCGTCGAACCACCTCCGGAAAGCGGAGGCGGCGGTCATGCGCCGGCTGGTCGAGGGTGGCAGGCGAAACTGA
- a CDS encoding acc operon protein — protein MSQELLDRLDIPADADAEEAAAIAAVIGAHLRDQERKAQEEHETETWDGKKWAFAGRLRGTRGHSGRVPDGAPTNAWAASGRADRF, from the coding sequence ATGAGTCAGGAACTGCTCGACCGACTCGACATCCCGGCGGACGCCGACGCGGAGGAAGCCGCGGCCATCGCGGCCGTCATCGGTGCCCACCTGCGCGACCAGGAGCGCAAGGCCCAGGAGGAACACGAAACCGAGACCTGGGACGGCAAGAAGTGGGCGTTCGCCGGTCGCCTGCGGGGCACTCGCGGCCACAGCGGTCGCGTCCCCGACGGCGCACCCACGAACGCGTGGGCCGCGAGCGGTCGCGCGGACCGCTTCTGA
- a CDS encoding peptide-methionine (S)-S-oxide reductase gives MTRHARGASALPSTALPFDAAAPSETETATFGLGCFWGPDARLGVRPGVIRTRVGYAGGSTPSPTYRDLGDHTEVVQVDFDPTATSYRDLLEWFFHAHNPRANSPIRQYDNLVLWHDDAQREAVEAVVAEREARRGRLNTRAEPLDSFTVAEHYHQKYRLRSAPAVFDALAETYDDAAIRESTVAARLNGLVAGYGSVALLDEEGEEFGLPEDLLARLRDRLE, from the coding sequence GTGACACGCCACGCCCGCGGCGCTTCGGCCCTCCCGTCCACCGCCCTCCCTTTCGACGCCGCCGCCCCCAGCGAGACCGAGACGGCTACCTTCGGCCTCGGCTGTTTCTGGGGCCCCGACGCCCGTCTCGGGGTGCGCCCCGGCGTCATCAGGACCCGCGTCGGCTACGCCGGCGGGTCCACCCCGTCCCCGACCTATCGCGACCTCGGCGACCACACCGAGGTCGTCCAGGTCGACTTCGACCCAACAGCGACCAGCTACCGCGACCTGCTGGAGTGGTTCTTCCACGCGCACAACCCCCGCGCTAACTCGCCGATTCGCCAGTACGACAATCTCGTCCTGTGGCACGACGACGCCCAGCGCGAGGCCGTCGAGGCCGTCGTCGCCGAACGGGAGGCCCGCCGCGGACGGCTCAATACCCGCGCCGAGCCACTGGACTCGTTCACCGTCGCCGAGCACTACCACCAGAAGTACCGGCTGCGGAGCGCGCCCGCGGTGTTCGACGCGCTCGCCGAGACCTACGACGACGCGGCGATCCGGGAGTCGACCGTCGCCGCGCGGCTCAACGGGCTGGTCGCGGGCTACGGGTCCGTTGCCCTGCTCGACGAGGAGGGCGAGGAATTCGGGCTCCCGGAGGACCTGCTGGCGCGGCTGCGCGACCGGCTGGAGTGA
- a CDS encoding SDR family NAD(P)-dependent oxidoreductase — translation MDVPLHETLDGQVALVTGANRGLGARIAAELDDLGAVVYAGVRNPEYDAPGDQRALELDVTDEEAIRAAISCIEVEADRLDVLVNNAAISDPSGSTLLDESVSDIDAVLETNLRGPMVLTKFALPLLLRNPGGRVVNVSSGMGALGEEMTGGAPAYRVSKTGLNGLTAYLHGEYHTDGLLANSACPGWVRTDMGGESAPRSVEEGAATPVWLARFAPDAPGGRFWRDREVVDW, via the coding sequence ATGGACGTTCCACTCCACGAGACCCTGGACGGCCAGGTGGCACTGGTCACCGGGGCGAACCGGGGGCTCGGCGCACGCATCGCGGCAGAACTCGACGACCTCGGGGCCGTCGTCTACGCGGGGGTCCGGAATCCCGAGTACGACGCGCCGGGCGACCAGCGCGCGCTCGAACTCGACGTGACCGACGAGGAGGCGATCCGGGCCGCCATCTCCTGCATCGAGGTCGAGGCCGACCGGCTCGACGTGCTCGTGAACAACGCGGCCATCTCGGACCCCTCGGGGTCGACGCTGCTCGACGAGTCGGTCTCGGACATCGATGCGGTGCTGGAGACCAACCTCCGCGGTCCGATGGTTCTCACGAAGTTCGCGCTCCCGCTCCTCCTGCGGAACCCCGGTGGCCGCGTGGTCAACGTCTCCAGCGGCATGGGCGCGCTCGGCGAGGAGATGACCGGTGGCGCACCTGCCTACCGCGTCTCGAAGACCGGCCTGAACGGGCTGACGGCGTACCTGCACGGCGAGTATCACACCGACGGGCTCCTCGCCAACTCGGCCTGTCCCGGCTGGGTCCGGACCGACATGGGCGGCGAGAGCGCGCCCCGGAGCGTCGAGGAGGGCGCAGCGACGCCCGTCTGGCTCGCCCGATTCGCCCCCGACGCTCCCGGCGGGCGCTTCTGGCGGGACCGCGAAGTCGTCGACTGGTAG
- a CDS encoding cytochrome P450 — translation MAQTSPQTDNADHADSDEFPPGPDGLPVLGNTLQLASDPAAFYDVLEPFGDVVSYRAGGMQFCTLLHPDYIEQVLVTEADRFGKWGLTDFGVDFAAEGILFTEGEQWKRQRTMAQPAFQLDRIRGYGESMTAFAAELAEGWDDGEVVAATDTFSDLTLRILSKSLFDLDLDESDRGAVVTRAVTEFNRWAEPSLATFVLPNWVPTPQRRRLDRSMRAFERLVDDLIAERSAADTDHDDLLAMLLSARGEDGRISDTELRDTMMTFLFAGHETTSLALTYTCYLLAEHPEVADRLRAEIDEVVGDDPVDVLDLPALSFLDRVVTESLRLYPPAYILFREVRKDAEIGGYRIPEGTKLSLPLFRIHRDDRWYDDPDSFRPDRWTDEFEDSLPEYAYFPFGGGPRHCIGMRFARMELKLVLATLVQHCEFEYLGEEPPQPTMGATYQPEGEVSLRVEKR, via the coding sequence ATGGCGCAAACGAGTCCCCAGACGGACAACGCCGACCACGCGGACAGCGACGAGTTCCCGCCGGGCCCGGACGGTCTCCCGGTCCTCGGGAACACCCTCCAGCTGGCGTCGGACCCGGCGGCGTTCTACGACGTGCTCGAACCCTTCGGCGACGTGGTCTCGTACCGCGCCGGCGGCATGCAGTTCTGTACCCTCCTCCACCCGGACTACATCGAGCAGGTCCTCGTGACGGAGGCCGACAGGTTCGGCAAGTGGGGCCTGACCGACTTCGGCGTGGACTTCGCGGCCGAGGGAATCCTGTTCACCGAGGGCGAGCAGTGGAAGCGCCAGCGCACCATGGCACAGCCGGCGTTCCAGCTCGACCGCATCCGCGGCTACGGCGAGAGCATGACGGCCTTCGCCGCTGAGCTGGCCGAGGGCTGGGACGACGGCGAGGTCGTCGCGGCGACCGACACCTTCTCCGACCTGACGCTTCGTATCCTCTCGAAGTCGCTGTTCGACCTGGACCTCGACGAGAGCGACCGGGGCGCGGTCGTCACCCGCGCCGTGACCGAGTTCAACCGGTGGGCCGAGCCCTCGCTCGCGACGTTCGTCCTGCCGAACTGGGTCCCGACGCCCCAGCGCCGCCGGCTCGACCGGTCGATGCGGGCGTTCGAGCGACTGGTCGACGACCTCATCGCGGAGCGGTCGGCGGCCGACACCGACCACGACGACCTGCTCGCGATGCTCCTCTCGGCCCGCGGTGAGGACGGGCGTATCTCCGATACGGAGCTCCGTGACACGATGATGACGTTCCTCTTCGCGGGCCACGAGACCACGTCGCTCGCGCTCACCTACACCTGCTACCTGCTGGCGGAGCACCCGGAGGTTGCCGACCGTCTTCGAGCAGAGATCGACGAGGTGGTCGGCGACGACCCCGTGGACGTGCTCGACCTCCCCGCCCTCTCGTTCCTCGACCGGGTCGTCACGGAGTCGCTGCGACTCTATCCGCCGGCGTACATCCTCTTCCGGGAGGTCCGCAAAGACGCAGAGATTGGCGGATACCGCATCCCCGAGGGGACGAAGCTCAGCCTTCCCCTGTTCCGCATCCACCGAGACGACCGCTGGTACGACGACCCCGACAGCTTCCGCCCGGACCGCTGGACCGACGAGTTCGAGGACTCCCTGCCGGAGTACGCCTACTTCCCGTTCGGGGGCGGGCCCAGACACTGCATCGGAATGCGATTCGCCCGGATGGAGCTGAAGCTGGTGCTCGCGACGCTGGTTCAGCACTGCGAGTTCGAGTACCTCGGCGAGGAACCGCCACAGCCGACGATGGGCGCGACCTACCAGCCCGAGGGCGAGGTCTCGTTGCGGGTCGAGAAGCGCTGA
- a CDS encoding cytochrome P450: MAEHHSLQESPQSGPPTARSPPAPDGLPVLDHTIGFLRDGIDFGNRMANHGDVVAFDAMGIPFVAVYDPALVQQVLVDRSDEFRKGDYETAFGDLIAPDGLAFTEGEQWRRDRQLLQPAFTPRHIQSFADTMVARTADAAESWTAEGIVDLRQAASDLTLDILVGTLFDLDLDAERGQVVQAALDALDDRISGLSMVAPGWLPTPAKRRFERRMTDLDEMVDALIRERRRSGIEAEAGADLLDTLLAAEYPDGSTMDAEQVRDQLVTFLGAGHETTAVALTYTLWLLAGDSAVRDRLDAELEAVCGDADPSFADLPDLEYAEAVVKEALRLYPPVYAIYRQPIEDTILGGYELSADQTLVLGTYQIHRDSRWWDDPDAFRPARWLGDEDDSQDRPEYAYFPFGGGPRHCIGMRFARMELTLALATLARNLEFKRITENLSPSAEVTLDPGEVRIRVTSRE; the protein is encoded by the coding sequence ATGGCAGAGCACCACTCGCTGCAGGAGTCCCCCCAGTCCGGCCCCCCGACTGCTCGCTCACCGCCCGCACCCGACGGCCTGCCGGTCCTCGACCACACCATCGGGTTCCTCCGCGACGGCATCGACTTCGGGAACCGGATGGCCAACCACGGCGACGTGGTCGCCTTCGACGCCATGGGAATCCCGTTCGTCGCGGTGTACGACCCCGCCCTCGTCCAGCAGGTGCTCGTCGACCGGAGCGACGAGTTCCGGAAAGGCGACTACGAGACTGCCTTCGGCGACCTCATCGCCCCCGACGGGCTGGCGTTCACCGAGGGCGAGCAGTGGCGGCGAGACCGCCAGCTCCTCCAGCCCGCGTTCACCCCGCGACACATCCAGTCGTTCGCGGACACCATGGTCGCCCGGACCGCCGACGCCGCGGAGTCTTGGACCGCGGAGGGAATCGTCGACCTCCGGCAGGCCGCCTCCGACCTCACCCTCGACATCCTCGTTGGGACGCTGTTCGACCTCGACCTCGATGCCGAGCGCGGGCAGGTCGTCCAGGCCGCGCTCGACGCGCTCGACGACCGTATCAGCGGGCTCTCGATGGTCGCGCCGGGGTGGCTGCCGACGCCGGCGAAGCGCCGGTTCGAGCGGCGGATGACCGACCTCGACGAGATGGTCGATGCCCTGATTCGGGAACGACGCCGGTCCGGTATCGAGGCGGAGGCCGGTGCCGACCTCCTCGACACCCTGCTCGCCGCCGAGTACCCCGACGGCTCGACGATGGACGCCGAACAGGTCCGCGACCAGCTCGTCACGTTCCTCGGCGCGGGCCACGAAACGACCGCGGTCGCACTCACCTACACGCTCTGGCTGCTGGCCGGCGACTCGGCCGTGCGAGACCGACTCGACGCGGAACTCGAGGCGGTCTGTGGAGACGCCGACCCATCCTTTGCAGACCTCCCGGACCTCGAATACGCCGAGGCCGTCGTGAAGGAGGCGCTCCGGCTGTACCCGCCGGTGTACGCCATCTACCGCCAGCCCATCGAGGACACGATTCTCGGCGGCTACGAACTCTCCGCGGACCAGACGCTCGTCCTCGGCACGTACCAGATTCACCGGGATTCGCGCTGGTGGGACGACCCCGACGCGTTCCGGCCGGCGCGGTGGCTCGGGGACGAAGACGACAGTCAGGACCGCCCCGAGTACGCCTACTTCCCGTTCGGGGGCGGTCCCAGACATTGCATCGGGATGCGGTTCGCCCGGATGGAACTCACGCTCGCGCTGGCGACGCTGGCTCGCAATCTCGAGTTCAAGCGAATCACCGAGAACCTCTCCCCGTCGGCGGAAGTGACCCTCGACCCGGGCGAGGTTCGGATACGGGTCACGTCGCGAGAGTGA
- a CDS encoding acetyl-CoA carboxylase biotin carboxylase subunit → MFRKVLVANRGEIAVRVMRACEELNVSTVAVYSEADKNGGHVRYADEAYNVGPARAADSYLDHEAVIEAARKADADAIHPGYGFLAENATFASKVEAEDGITWIGPSSESMEQLGEKTKARKVMQSADVPIVPGTTDPVESPEEVKEFGEEHGYPIAIKAEGGGGGRGMKVVQGPDEAEDQLTSAKREGEAYFDNDSVYLERYLESPRHIEVQIVADQHGNVRHLGERDCSLQRRHQKVIEEGPSPALSDDLRERIGEAARRGVQESDYVNAGTVEFLVEEGEFYFLEVNTRIQVEHTVTEEITGIDIVKWQLKVAAGEELAFSQDDVDIDGHAMEFRINAENAANDFSPAPGGKLAVYDPPGGPGVRMDDALRQGDKIVTDYDSMIAKLVVWGEDRDECIERSLRALREYEIEGVTTIVPFHRLMLTDERFVAGTHTTNYLDEELDKDRIVEAQEQWGSGASAAGEDEDVVEREFTVEVNGKRFEVNLEERGAMPIGGQKSGGPKRPADSGGSGGDSGGSSVEVEGDGEVVEAEMQGTILSVEVGEGDEVASGDVLCVLEAMKMENDIVASRGGTVSQIAISEGQSVDMGDVLVVLE, encoded by the coding sequence ATGTTCAGGAAGGTTCTCGTCGCGAACCGAGGTGAGATCGCAGTGCGAGTCATGCGCGCCTGCGAAGAACTCAACGTCTCCACGGTCGCCGTCTACAGTGAGGCCGACAAGAACGGCGGACACGTCCGCTACGCCGACGAAGCGTACAACGTCGGGCCTGCCCGCGCGGCCGACTCGTACCTCGACCACGAGGCGGTCATCGAGGCGGCCCGCAAGGCCGATGCCGACGCCATCCACCCGGGCTACGGCTTCCTCGCGGAGAACGCGACGTTCGCGAGCAAGGTCGAAGCCGAGGACGGTATCACGTGGATCGGCCCGAGCTCCGAGTCGATGGAGCAACTCGGCGAGAAGACGAAGGCGCGCAAGGTCATGCAGTCCGCCGACGTGCCCATCGTCCCCGGGACGACCGACCCGGTCGAGTCGCCCGAGGAGGTCAAGGAGTTCGGTGAGGAACACGGCTACCCCATCGCCATCAAGGCGGAGGGTGGTGGTGGCGGCCGCGGGATGAAGGTCGTCCAGGGCCCCGACGAGGCCGAGGACCAGCTCACGTCCGCGAAGCGCGAGGGCGAGGCGTACTTCGACAACGACTCCGTGTACCTCGAGCGCTACCTCGAATCCCCGCGCCACATCGAGGTCCAGATCGTCGCGGACCAGCACGGCAACGTCCGCCACCTCGGCGAACGTGACTGCTCGCTCCAGCGCCGCCACCAGAAGGTCATCGAGGAGGGGCCGTCGCCGGCCCTCTCCGACGACCTGCGCGAGCGCATCGGTGAGGCCGCCCGTCGCGGTGTCCAGGAGTCCGACTACGTCAACGCCGGGACCGTCGAGTTCCTCGTCGAGGAGGGCGAGTTCTACTTCCTCGAAGTGAACACGCGAATCCAGGTCGAACACACCGTCACCGAGGAGATCACGGGCATCGACATCGTGAAGTGGCAGCTCAAGGTCGCCGCCGGCGAGGAGCTCGCCTTCTCGCAGGACGACGTCGACATCGACGGGCACGCGATGGAGTTCCGCATCAACGCGGAGAACGCCGCGAACGACTTCTCGCCCGCACCGGGCGGCAAGCTCGCCGTCTACGACCCGCCGGGCGGCCCGGGCGTCCGCATGGACGACGCGCTCCGCCAGGGCGACAAGATCGTCACCGACTACGACTCGATGATCGCGAAGCTCGTCGTCTGGGGCGAGGACCGCGACGAGTGTATCGAGCGCTCGCTGCGCGCCCTGCGCGAGTACGAGATAGAGGGCGTGACGACCATCGTCCCGTTCCACCGGCTGATGCTCACCGACGAGCGCTTCGTCGCCGGGACGCACACGACCAACTATCTCGACGAGGAACTCGACAAGGACCGCATCGTCGAGGCACAGGAGCAGTGGGGCTCCGGGGCCAGTGCCGCCGGCGAGGACGAGGACGTGGTCGAGCGCGAGTTCACCGTCGAGGTCAACGGCAAGCGCTTCGAGGTCAACCTCGAAGAGCGCGGCGCGATGCCCATCGGCGGCCAGAAGAGCGGCGGCCCGAAGCGACCCGCCGACTCGGGTGGCAGTGGCGGCGACTCCGGTGGCAGCAGCGTCGAGGTCGAGGGCGACGGCGAGGTCGTCGAGGCCGAGATGCAGGGGACCATCCTCTCGGTCGAGGTCGGTGAAGGCGACGAGGTCGCCTCCGGTGACGTGCTCTGCGTGCTCGAGGCGATGAAGATGGAGAACGACATCGTCGCCTCGCGTGGCGGCACCGTCTCCCAGATAGCCATCAGCGAGGGCCAGAGCGTCGACATGGGCGACGTGCTGGTCGTGCTGGAGTAA
- a CDS encoding NmrA/HSCARG family protein yields the protein MTKRILVVGATGRQGGAVVDALLSGVYGDFGVYAMTREVKSDRAVELRRLGARIVPGDLDRPGSYRPYFDQVDGAFLVTDSADGEYDREVQRGTDFVDAAAKADLEHLVFASALGADFYAGIDVLDAKLAIERHIRDRGVPATVIRPGVFVQNFEAQRESIRDGKIAWPVSPNTPLPLVDVHDVGQVAAKAFAHPERFVGEDVDLAGDLLTLPEIAEAYSAALRREVEPVHLSTEAGRERFGDTIAELYAWIDGMGGLKFDSTHLEELDIHPRSLRDALDAGDWKPTPALP from the coding sequence ATGACGAAACGAATTCTCGTCGTCGGCGCGACCGGGCGACAGGGTGGCGCGGTCGTCGACGCGCTCCTGTCCGGTGTGTACGGTGACTTCGGCGTCTACGCCATGACCCGTGAGGTAAAGAGCGACCGTGCCGTCGAACTCCGGCGGCTCGGTGCGCGCATCGTCCCCGGGGACCTCGACCGCCCGGGCTCGTATCGCCCGTACTTCGACCAGGTCGACGGCGCGTTCCTCGTCACCGACAGCGCGGACGGCGAGTACGACCGCGAAGTGCAACGGGGGACCGACTTCGTCGACGCGGCGGCCAAGGCCGACCTCGAACACCTCGTGTTCGCCTCGGCTCTCGGCGCGGACTTCTACGCCGGTATCGACGTCCTCGACGCAAAGCTCGCCATCGAGCGCCACATCCGCGACCGCGGCGTGCCTGCCACCGTCATCCGGCCGGGCGTGTTCGTCCAGAACTTCGAGGCCCAGCGCGAGTCCATCCGCGACGGCAAGATCGCCTGGCCGGTCTCGCCCAACACCCCGCTCCCGCTCGTCGACGTGCACGACGTGGGCCAGGTAGCCGCGAAGGCGTTCGCACACCCCGAGCGCTTCGTCGGCGAGGACGTCGACCTCGCGGGCGACCTGTTGACGTTGCCCGAGATCGCGGAGGCCTACAGCGCGGCCCTCCGTCGCGAGGTCGAACCCGTCCACCTCTCGACCGAGGCCGGGCGCGAGCGTTTCGGCGACACCATCGCGGAGCTGTACGCCTGGATCGACGGGATGGGCGGCCTGAAGTTCGACTCGACCCACCTGGAGGAACTCGATATCCACCCGCGGTCGCTCCGGGACGCGCTGGACGCTGGCGACTGGAAGCCGACGCCCGCACTGCCCTGA
- a CDS encoding acyl-CoA carboxylase subunit beta encodes MEDRIEELEELRAEALKGGGEDRIESQHEKGKMTARERIDYFLDDGTFHEFDQLRTHNSHNFGMEEKKILGDGVVTGYGDVDGRKVFVFAHDFTVFGGSLGEVFAEKITKVMDMAMEVGAPIVGLNDSAGARIQEGVKALAGFTEIFHRNQMASGVVPQISGIMGPCAGGAVYSPSITDFIFMVKDTSYMYITGPGVTKTVTGEDVTHDELGGAMTHASKTGVAEFACEDDKDALDQIKTLLSYLPSNNVEDPPRVEPWDDPDRRDDALEEIVPDSPQKPYDMTNVVDSIVDEGSFFEVQENFAKNLIIGFGRLDGHTVGIVGNQPKANAGTLTVDASMKGSRFVRYCDSFNIPIVTFVDVPGYMPGTDQEHRGIIRHGAKLLYAYSEATVPLLTVITRKAYGGAYCVMASKNLGSDVNYAWPTAEIAVMGPQGAVNLLYRSELAEADDPDALRDELIEEYRDEFANPYTATDKGFLDDVIEPTETRPRLIDDLHMLKSKREDQPDKKHGNIPL; translated from the coding sequence ATGGAAGACCGCATCGAGGAACTCGAAGAGCTGCGAGCGGAGGCGCTCAAAGGCGGCGGCGAGGACCGCATCGAGTCCCAGCACGAGAAGGGCAAGATGACGGCTCGCGAGCGCATCGACTACTTCCTCGACGACGGCACCTTCCACGAGTTCGACCAGCTCCGGACCCACAACTCCCACAACTTCGGGATGGAGGAGAAGAAGATCCTGGGCGACGGGGTCGTCACCGGCTACGGCGACGTCGACGGCCGCAAGGTGTTCGTGTTCGCGCACGACTTCACCGTCTTCGGTGGCTCCCTCGGTGAGGTGTTCGCCGAGAAGATCACGAAGGTGATGGACATGGCGATGGAGGTCGGTGCGCCCATCGTCGGCCTCAACGACTCCGCCGGGGCCCGCATCCAGGAAGGCGTGAAAGCCCTCGCCGGGTTCACCGAGATATTCCACCGGAACCAGATGGCCTCGGGCGTCGTCCCCCAGATATCGGGCATCATGGGTCCGTGTGCCGGCGGGGCGGTGTACTCCCCGTCCATCACGGACTTCATCTTCATGGTGAAGGACACGAGCTACATGTACATCACCGGGCCCGGTGTCACGAAGACCGTCACCGGTGAGGACGTCACCCACGACGAGCTAGGCGGTGCGATGACCCACGCCAGCAAGACGGGTGTCGCCGAGTTCGCCTGCGAGGACGACAAGGACGCGCTCGACCAGATCAAGACGCTCCTCTCGTACCTCCCGAGCAACAACGTCGAGGACCCGCCACGTGTCGAACCCTGGGACGACCCGGACCGCCGCGACGACGCGCTCGAGGAGATCGTCCCCGACAGCCCACAGAAGCCCTACGACATGACGAACGTCGTCGACTCCATCGTCGACGAGGGCTCGTTCTTCGAGGTGCAGGAGAACTTCGCGAAGAACCTTATCATCGGGTTCGGCCGCCTCGATGGCCACACCGTCGGTATCGTCGGCAACCAGCCCAAGGCGAACGCCGGGACCCTCACAGTGGACGCCTCGATGAAGGGCTCGCGGTTCGTCCGCTACTGTGACTCGTTCAACATCCCCATCGTCACGTTCGTCGACGTGCCGGGGTACATGCCCGGGACCGACCAGGAGCACCGTGGCATCATCCGCCACGGCGCGAAGCTCCTGTACGCCTACTCCGAGGCGACCGTGCCCCTCCTGACGGTCATCACCCGGAAGGCGTACGGGGGCGCGTACTGTGTCATGGCCTCGAAGAACCTCGGCTCCGACGTGAACTACGCGTGGCCCACCGCCGAGATCGCGGTCATGGGCCCGCAGGGTGCGGTCAACCTGCTCTACCGGAGCGAACTGGCCGAGGCCGACGACCCCGACGCGCTCCGTGACGAGCTCATCGAGGAGTACCGCGACGAGTTCGCGAACCCCTACACCGCGACGGACAAGGGCTTCCTCGACGACGTCATCGAACCGACCGAGACCCGCCCGCGGCTCATCGACGACCTGCACATGCTGAAGTCCAAGCGCGAGGACCAGCCCGACAAGAAACACGGCAACATCCCGCTCTGA
- a CDS encoding helix-turn-helix domain-containing protein, with amino-acid sequence MQSLDVTVHLPPELRLPVPDDLELGEDFVREEVLAWHTDEERGVDHFLSLVVGDLDACLAGLESLPMVNAVDVTPVDDETFYAYAEMEAGPDTRAWTAALEGHDIVLVPPIVFTPYGDVQLTVLGDPDELREVVADFPEDIEFEVERVGEHQHRPGSLAGRLTTRQFQAMEAAYRLGYYDVPREGTLAEVAEALSCSESAASTLLRKAERAMVEATLGRGATFE; translated from the coding sequence GTGCAATCGCTCGACGTCACGGTCCACCTGCCGCCCGAACTGCGGCTGCCGGTGCCCGACGACCTCGAACTCGGCGAGGACTTCGTTCGCGAGGAGGTGCTGGCGTGGCACACCGACGAGGAGCGCGGCGTCGACCACTTCCTGTCGCTGGTCGTCGGCGACCTCGATGCCTGTCTGGCCGGACTCGAGTCGCTCCCGATGGTCAACGCGGTCGACGTGACGCCCGTCGACGACGAGACGTTCTACGCCTACGCCGAGATGGAGGCCGGGCCGGACACCCGAGCATGGACCGCAGCGCTGGAGGGCCACGACATCGTCCTCGTGCCACCCATCGTGTTCACCCCCTACGGGGACGTCCAGTTGACCGTCCTCGGCGACCCCGACGAACTCCGTGAGGTCGTCGCAGACTTCCCCGAGGATATCGAGTTCGAGGTCGAGCGCGTGGGCGAGCACCAGCACCGGCCGGGGTCGCTGGCGGGGCGGCTCACCACCCGGCAGTTCCAGGCGATGGAGGCCGCGTACCGACTCGGCTACTACGACGTGCCACGGGAGGGGACGCTTGCCGAGGTCGCCGAGGCGCTCTCGTGTTCCGAGAGCGCGGCCTCGACGCTGTTGCGGAAGGCGGAGCGGGCGATGGTCGAGGCGACACTCGGGCGGGGAGCGACCTTCGAGTAG
- a CDS encoding isoprenylcysteine carboxylmethyltransferase family protein, producing the protein MEDTLLWVLFGLGLLASLGNLTGFLVSLLTEYRYWPPGERDWRYYVHWTLSNLLNVAFVGLAYLDWNSLGLPRPTSLYAGLALFVPFYLAALAAGLDLGSEETMGLSGDLRTGGWYRYSRNPQYVCYMVATLGFALLVNSVLVTILAAIFASWWVLLPFVEEPWLREQYGEAYEQYSKRVPRFVGVGTLRALVGGDDGQTA; encoded by the coding sequence ATGGAAGACACGCTGCTCTGGGTACTGTTCGGACTCGGCCTCCTCGCCAGCCTCGGGAACCTCACCGGGTTCCTCGTCAGTCTACTGACGGAGTATCGCTACTGGCCGCCAGGCGAGCGCGACTGGCGCTACTACGTCCACTGGACGCTCTCGAACCTTCTCAATGTCGCGTTCGTCGGACTCGCGTACCTCGACTGGAACAGTCTGGGGCTGCCACGCCCGACCAGCCTCTACGCCGGACTCGCGCTGTTCGTCCCGTTCTACCTTGCCGCGCTCGCCGCCGGCCTCGACCTCGGGAGCGAGGAGACCATGGGCCTCTCGGGCGACCTCCGGACCGGCGGCTGGTACCGCTACTCGCGCAACCCGCAGTACGTCTGCTACATGGTCGCGACACTCGGGTTCGCGCTGCTCGTGAACTCGGTGCTCGTGACGATTCTCGCTGCGATATTCGCCTCGTGGTGGGTCCTGCTCCCCTTCGTCGAGGAGCCCTGGCTCCGCGAGCAGTACGGCGAGGCGTACGAACAGTACTCGAAACGAGTTCCGCGGTTCGTCGGGGTGGGGACGCTACGGGCGCTGGTCGGTGGTGACGACGGGCAGACGGCCTGA